The window GGAGAAGGACGTCCGTCCCACTGCCCCACCCCCGTCCCCTCCCCTGAAGGGGAGGGGGGTTTTGGAGCGAATCCGGGTCGGGGGGAGGCCGTGCTGCGGGTGGCGGGGGTTAGCCTGGTGGTGCGGCCCAGCTTTTCGGCGCTGGTGGCGGCGGAGCAGGAGTTGGGGCCGCTGTTTGCGCTGGTCGAGCGGGCGGCGGAGGGGCGGCTGGCCATTGGCGAGATGGTCGCGCTGTTCTGGCATTGCCTGGCCGAGCGGCCGGAGGGGATGACGCGGGACGGCTTTGGCGAGGCGGTGGTCGCGGGCGGCGTGGCGGCGGCGACCCCGGTGCTGAGGACGCTGATCCGGCAGATCCTGGCGGGGCGGTGATGGGCACACAACCCCTCCACCACCGGGCTGCGCCCGGCGGTCCCCCTCCCCGTTCCGGGGAGGTTTTTGCAACCGGTGCAAGGCGGCTGGCGGGGATGATGGGCGCGGCGTTCGGGTGGTCGCCGGATGCGTTCTGGCGGGCGACGCCGGACGAGGTGGCGGCGTTGGTGGAGGCGGCACGGGGCGAGGATGCGGGTGCGGGCGTGGATCGTGACACGCTGGCCCGGCTGATGAAGGAGCATCCCGATGGATGAGGAAATCGAGCGGCTGGTGGTGAGCGTGCGCGCTGATACGCGGGGCTTCGCCGCCGATGTGGCTGAAATGCGCGGTGCGCTGGACGGGCCGCTGGCGGCGGGCGTGGGCCGCGCGGGGCGGGCGATCGAAACGAGCCTGTCACGGGCGATCCGCACCGGGCAGCTGGGGTTCGACGATCTGCGGCGCAGCGCGCTGGCGGTGCTGGGCGAGATTGCCGATGCGGCGCTGTCGAGCGGGCTGGAGGCGCTGTTCGGCGGCGGTGCGCGCGGTGGCGGGGGGCTGGGCGGCGCGCTGATCGGCCTGATCGCTGGAGCACCGGGGCGGGCGACGGGCGGCCCGGTCAGCCCGGCGCGACCCTATTGGGTGGGCGAGCGCGGGCCGGAGCTGTTCGTGCCGACCGCCAGCGGGACCGTAATGCCGACGGGCAGCGCCGGTCCGCGCGAGGTGCGGGTGGCGATCACGGTGAACGCCGGGGTTGGCATGGACGGGCCGCGGGCGCTGGAGCGGTCCAGCCGGCAGGTGGCACGGGCGGTAAGGGCGGCGCTGGAGGGGTGAGAGACGGGGCGAGGTCAATCACCCCTCACCCAGCTTCGAACAAGCCGCGCTGAACAGGGGCGATCAGGTCGCCGCGACCACCATGGACGACCACGAACCCCCGTGAGGGGAGAGGGATGTTGGGGATAGAGGCGGGTGGTTCCTGCACCTCTGCCCCACCCCAACCCCTCCCCTGAAGGGGAGGGGCTTTAGAGGACATCATCATCATGGGGCATTGGTTGATGCGCGGGCGGACCGTGCAGGCCGAAGGCGTGCTGACGCGATTCGATCCGGCCTATTGGACCGTCAATTTTCCGCGGCCGATGATGGCGGCGGTGACGACGACGGCGTGGGATGCGTTGCGGGTCGATTGCGCGTTCTATCGCCGCAGCGACCTGGCCGGGCTGATCTGGGCGGCGGAGGACCGGTTCGACCATCCGTTGCTGGCATATGAGACGGCGCGGGATTTCCGCCGGTGCGTGCTGTCGTTCCGCTGGCGGTCGGGCGGGCTGATCCCGCTGGATGCGGTCAACGGCCCGGTGCTGACCATCGAGGGGCGGGATGCGGCCGGCGTGGCCCGTGCCTGGTATGTGCGACTGTGGAATTATGCCGAGGGCGCGCCGGAGGATGCGCGGGTGACGCTGGATTTTGCCGCGCTGAACGGCGGGTTCCTGTTGCCGGACGAGGCGGACCCGGTGTTCGCGGGCGATGTCGACCGGATGTTCGTGTCGCTGGTCCCGCCGGGATATGCGGAGGCTGGCGGCGATCTGCCCGAGCCGGTCGAGGGCTGGGCGGAGCTGTCGGACATAAGCTGCGAGGGATCGGGCGCGGTGCTGGCCATTGGCGAGGCGATGGTGCCGGAACATGGGCTGAGCATCTGTTCCGGATATGACGACAGCTACAACCTGACGCCGGAGCGGGTGCTGCGCAATGCCCTGCACCTCGGTTATCGCGGCAGCATCGTCCATTATGTGGGGATGAGCCATTATCCGCGGCTGTTGGCGGCGGACAGCGGGTTTCAGGCGAGCCTGGCGGGCGGGGCGGTCAACGGGCCGTGCATGGGCTGGCATCGGGATTTCGCGCGCCGGGCCAAAGCGCTGGGGTACAGCGTCATCTGGTCGCTGAGTTACGAATTGTTTGACGCCTATTGCCCGGCCGAATGGAAGCAGCGGACATGGGATGGCAGCCCGGCACTGACCGGATGGGTGCCGCCATCAACCTTGCTGTCGCCGGCTAATTCCGGCGCAATGGCGTATCTGCATGCGGTGGCGCGGGCGTTTGTGGCCATTGCGGTCGAGGCCGGGATGCCGGTCCGCTTTCAGATCGGCGAGCCATGGTGGTGGGTGTTTCCCGGCGACGGGCGGCCGTGCCTGTACGACGATGCAGCGCGGGCGGCGTTCGGGGGTGACCCGCCGGAGATCGCAACGGTGCGCGGGCCGTTGAACGCGGCGCAGGTGGCGCTGCTGGATCAGGCGGGGGCGATGCTGGCGGCGAGCACGGCGGCGCTGGGGGTGGCGGTGCGCGATGCGGCGGCGGGGGAGGCCGAGCTGTTGCTGCTCGCCTATCTGCCGCAGGTGCTCGATCCGCTGGCGCCGGAACTGAAGCGGGCGAACCTGCCGCTCGGCTGTGCCAGCCCGGCGTTCGATGTGCTGCAGCTTGAGGATTATGACTGGGCGGCGACGGGCAATACCGCGCTGACCCGGCGGGGCGTGGCGGCTGCAGAGGTGCGGCTGAACTATCCCGCCGACCGCCAGCATTATTTCAGCGGGTTCGTACTGCGGCCGGAGGACGAGCGCCAATGGGCGGCAATCGACGCGGCGGCAGAGGCGGCGCGGGCGCGGGGGGTGGCGGAGACGTTCGTCTGGGCGCTGCCCCAGGTGATGCGCGACGGGTTCATCCATTTTGGCGAGGGGGAGGGTGCGATGGTGCCGTTCGACGATGTGCGCTTTCCGATTGCGCTGGGGCGCGAAGTGGAGGTGAGCCCGGAACATTCGACCGAGGTGCTGGAAAGCAGCAGCGGACATGAGCAGCGCAATGCCAACTGGGCATCGGCGCGGACGCGGTACGATGTGGGGCCGGGGGTCCGCAGCGAGGCGGACATTGCGATGCTGCTGGAATTCTATCGCGCGCGGATGGGGCCGGCGCGGGGGTTTCGGCTGAGCGATCCGTTCGATTGGCGGACCGGCACGGGTGATGTGGCGGGGCCGATGGATGTGCAGATCGGGACGGGCGATGGCCAGACGCTGCGGTTCGCGCTGGTCAAGCGGTATGGCGATGTTGCGCGGCGGATCACCCGGCCGGTGGCGGGCAGCGTGCGGGTGGCGGTGGCGGGGGCCGAGACGGCGGCGTTCACGGTCGAGCCGGGCGGCTGGGTGGTGCTGGATGCGCCGCCGCTAGAGGGGGCCGGGGTGACGGCCGGGTTCGCGTTCGATGTGCCGGTCCGCTTTGCCGAGGACCGGCTGAGCGTCAGTCGGGCGACATTCCGGGCGGGCGTGGCACCCAGCGTGCCGATGATCGAACTGCGCGAGGCATAAGCCATGGCGGGGCTGGAGGATGCGCTGACCACGCTGGCCTGGTGCTGGCGGATCGAGCGGCGGGACGGGGTGGCCATCGGCCTGACCGGGCATGACCGCGACCTTTTCATCGACGGGCTGACCTATCGCGCGGCGCCGGGGATGGTGCCGGGCGCGATCGAGCGGCGCGCCGAGCTTGACGGGGAGGGGATGAGCGTTTCCGGCGCGCTGAGCCATGCGGCGATCGAGGCTGAGGCGCTGATCGCCGGGCGGTGGGACGGGGCGCGGGTGCGCCTGTTCGCGGTGGACTGGACCGATCCGGAGGGCACGCAATGGCCGCAGGGCGAGGGGACGATCGGGGCGATCGACACCGGCGCGGGCGGATTTTCGGCGGAGCTGAACGGTGTTGCGGCGGCGCTGAACCAGCCGGTGGTCGAGGCGACGAGCGCGGGATGCAGGGCGACCCTGGGCGACCGGCGGTGCCGGGTGCCGATGGCCGGGCGGCGGATGATCGCGCGGGTGACGAGCATGGCCGATGGCCGGTTGGCGATGGATCGGCCACTGGGCGCGCCGGGCCGGTTTGCCCAAGGGAGGCTGCGCTGGATCAGCGGCGGCAATAGCGGCATCGATCTGCCGCTGGCGGGATCGGATGCGGGCGGGGTCACCCCGTGGAGCCCGCCGCGATACCCGGTTGCAGGCGCGCTGGTGGAACTGATCGAGGGGTGTGACCGGCGGCTGGCGACCTGTGCCGGACGGTTTGGCAATGCCGTGAACTTTCAGGGCGAGCCGCATCTGCCGGGCATGGACCTGCTGACCCGATATCCGGGGGGATAGGTGATGGAGGAGGTGCTGGGCCGTGCCCGCGCGCTGATCGGCGTGCGGTTCCGGCTGCATGGCCGCGATCCGGCGACGGGGCTGGATTGCGTGGGGCTGGTCGCGCTGGCGATCGCGCGGCCGGACGTGGGGCCAAGGGGTTATGCGCTTCGCATGGATGATCCGATGCGGGCAGCAGGGTGGGCGGCGGCCGCGGACCTGATGGCGGGCACGGGCGCCGCGGGCGAGATCGTGCTGCTCAGGCCCGCCGCCGGGCAGCTGCATCTGGGAATCGCCAACGGTTCGGGCGGGATCGTTCATGCCGATGCGGGGCTGGGCCGGGTGGTCGAGCGGCCGGGGCCGCTGCCCTGGCCCGTGCTGGCGCGGTGGCGGATCAAGGGGGAGGGATAGGGCATGGCGACATTGGTGCTGACGGCACTGGGCACGGCGATCGGCGGGCCGGTGGGCGGTGCGATCGGCGCGGCGCTGGGGCAGGCGGCGGACCGCAGCCTGTTGCCCGGGCGGCGGCGGGAGGGGCCACGGCTCAATGACCTTAAAATCCAGACTTCCAGTTACGGCACGCCGATCCCGCGCCTGTTCGGGACGATGCGTGTGGCAGGCACCGTGATCTGGGCCAGCGACCTGATCGAGAACCGCAGCACATCGGGCGGCGGCAAGGGCGGGCCGCGCGTGACGCAATATAGCTACAGCGCCTCCTTTGCTGTGCTGTTGTCGGCGCGGGCGATCAGCGGGATCGGCCGGGTCTGGGCGGACGGGCGGCTGATCCGGGGCGCGGCGGGCGATTGGAAGGTGCGGACGGGATTCCGGCTGTATCAAGGCGATGCGGACCAGATGCCCGACCCCCTGATCGCCGCAGCGGAAGGGGCGGCGCAGGCCCCGGCGTGGCGAGGCCATGGCTATGCGGTGTTCGAGCAACTGGACCTCAGCGAATTCGGCAACCGCATCCCGTCGCTGACCTTTGAAGTGATTGCCGATCCGGAGCCGGTAGCGACGGGCGCGGTGCTGGCCGCGCTGTCCCACCGGCTGGGGGCGGAAGGTGCCGGTTCGGCGCTGGGCGGCCTGGCGGTCGAGGGCGCGAGCATTGCCGAGGCAGCGGGAGAGATCGCGGCGATCACCGGTGGCTGGTGGCGCGAGGGGGACGGCAGGCTGATCCTGTGTGCGGGCAAGGGCGACGGCGGGGAGCGGATGCTGACCGACCATGGCTGGCGCGCGGCGGGGGCGGGATCGCCGGGCCGGCGGAGCATGACGCCCGCCGACCGGATGCCGGGTGCGGTGACCATCGCCCATTACGATCCAGCGCGCGATTATCAGACAGGGGTACAGCGGGCAGCGCGGCCGGGCGCTGGCAAATCGGAACGCCGCATCGCCATGCCGGCCGCCATCGGGGCGGACGCGGCGCTGGCGCTGGCCGAGGCGGCGATGGACCGGGCGATGGCCGAGCGCGAGCGGCGTTGGATCGGGGTGACGGCGGATGCATTGACGCTGAACCCCGGCGACCGGGTGCGCCTGTCGGGCGAAGCCGGGCTGTGGCGGGCGGCGGCGGTGACGATCGAGCGGAGCGGGCGGCGCGTCGAACTGGTCCGGATTGCCGATGCTGCCGCGGTGCCTCTGCCCCTCGCCGATCCCGGACGGGTGCATCCCGACGACGACCAGGTCCATGGGCCGACCGTGATCGCGGCGTTCGAACTACCGCTGGATCAGGGCAGCGGCACCGGCGTGCCAAGGCTGGCCATCGCAGCGTCGGGGACGGAGGCGGGGTGGCGATCCGCGGCGCTGATGACCGCGGCACCGGGCGGGGCGTGGCAGCCATTCGGCGGCAGCGCGCGGGCAGCGGTGATCGGGCGGGCGGTCGTGCCGCCGGGGCCGGCGTGCCCCCTGTTGATCGATTGGCGGAGCGCGGTGATCGTCGCGCTGACCCGCCCCGGCGACATGGTGCGCGATGCAGACATAGCGTCAGTGGACCGCGGGGAGAACCTGGCCCTGATCGGGGATGAGCTGATCCAGTTCATGCGCGCTGATCCGCTGGGCGCGGGGCGGTGGCGGCTCACCGGCCTGTTGCGCGGACGGCGCGGCACGGAATGGGCGATGGCAAACCATGTGGCCGATGAACCCTTCTGCCTGATCGAAGCCGATGCACTCGCCGTCATCGACCTGACGCCCGGTGCGATCGGCAGCGACATCGATGTTGCAGCCCAGGGCGTGGGCGATCCCGACCTGGTGCGGGAAAGGGTGGCGATCGACGGTCGGTCCGTGCGGCCGCCGTCACCGGTGCGCGCGATCGTCAGCACCGGCGCGGATGGCGACATCGTGATTCGCTGGACCAGGCGCAGCCGGACGGGGTGGAACTGGATCGACGCGATCGATGCGCCGCTTGGCGAATCGGCAGAGCGATACCGCGTGACCATCCGCGATTCGGTTGGCGCGACCAGTGTTCACGACACGGGGGTGCCGGAACTGAGATTGGGTACCGACGGCCGGCCCCGGCCCTGGCACATCGAGATCCGCCAGATCGGCGACCTGGCGGCGTCGACGCCGATGTCCCTTGCCCTTTCATGACCGGCGGCAGGATCGACACGATGGGAGATGAAGGATGAGCGACGACCAAACCCCCCGCTGGGCCATGCCGATGCTCCACCCGGGCCAGGCACAGAAGGAGATGACGCATAACGAGGCGCTGATCATTGCCGATTTCCTGATTGCCGGAATTGTCGAGGGCAGTGCAGGTGCGCCG of the Sphingomonas sp. BGYR3 genome contains:
- a CDS encoding phage tail protein — its product is MATLVLTALGTAIGGPVGGAIGAALGQAADRSLLPGRRREGPRLNDLKIQTSSYGTPIPRLFGTMRVAGTVIWASDLIENRSTSGGGKGGPRVTQYSYSASFAVLLSARAISGIGRVWADGRLIRGAAGDWKVRTGFRLYQGDADQMPDPLIAAAEGAAQAPAWRGHGYAVFEQLDLSEFGNRIPSLTFEVIADPEPVATGAVLAALSHRLGAEGAGSALGGLAVEGASIAEAAGEIAAITGGWWREGDGRLILCAGKGDGGERMLTDHGWRAAGAGSPGRRSMTPADRMPGAVTIAHYDPARDYQTGVQRAARPGAGKSERRIAMPAAIGADAALALAEAAMDRAMAERERRWIGVTADALTLNPGDRVRLSGEAGLWRAAAVTIERSGRRVELVRIADAAAVPLPLADPGRVHPDDDQVHGPTVIAAFELPLDQGSGTGVPRLAIAASGTEAGWRSAALMTAAPGGAWQPFGGSARAAVIGRAVVPPGPACPLLIDWRSAVIVALTRPGDMVRDADIASVDRGENLALIGDELIQFMRADPLGAGRWRLTGLLRGRRGTEWAMANHVADEPFCLIEADALAVIDLTPGAIGSDIDVAAQGVGDPDLVRERVAIDGRSVRPPSPVRAIVSTGADGDIVIRWTRRSRTGWNWIDAIDAPLGESAERYRVTIRDSVGATSVHDTGVPELRLGTDGRPRPWHIEIRQIGDLAASTPMSLALS
- a CDS encoding gene transfer agent family protein, producing the protein MLRVAGVSLVVRPSFSALVAAEQELGPLFALVERAAEGRLAIGEMVALFWHCLAERPEGMTRDGFGEAVVAGGVAAATPVLRTLIRQILAGR
- a CDS encoding DUF2460 domain-containing protein, with the protein product MGHWLMRGRTVQAEGVLTRFDPAYWTVNFPRPMMAAVTTTAWDALRVDCAFYRRSDLAGLIWAAEDRFDHPLLAYETARDFRRCVLSFRWRSGGLIPLDAVNGPVLTIEGRDAAGVARAWYVRLWNYAEGAPEDARVTLDFAALNGGFLLPDEADPVFAGDVDRMFVSLVPPGYAEAGGDLPEPVEGWAELSDISCEGSGAVLAIGEAMVPEHGLSICSGYDDSYNLTPERVLRNALHLGYRGSIVHYVGMSHYPRLLAADSGFQASLAGGAVNGPCMGWHRDFARRAKALGYSVIWSLSYELFDAYCPAEWKQRTWDGSPALTGWVPPSTLLSPANSGAMAYLHAVARAFVAIAVEAGMPVRFQIGEPWWWVFPGDGRPCLYDDAARAAFGGDPPEIATVRGPLNAAQVALLDQAGAMLAASTAALGVAVRDAAAGEAELLLLAYLPQVLDPLAPELKRANLPLGCASPAFDVLQLEDYDWAATGNTALTRRGVAAAEVRLNYPADRQHYFSGFVLRPEDERQWAAIDAAAEAARARGVAETFVWALPQVMRDGFIHFGEGEGAMVPFDDVRFPIALGREVEVSPEHSTEVLESSSGHEQRNANWASARTRYDVGPGVRSEADIAMLLEFYRARMGPARGFRLSDPFDWRTGTGDVAGPMDVQIGTGDGQTLRFALVKRYGDVARRITRPVAGSVRVAVAGAETAAFTVEPGGWVVLDAPPLEGAGVTAGFAFDVPVRFAEDRLSVSRATFRAGVAPSVPMIELREA
- a CDS encoding peptidoglycan endopeptidase, with the protein product MEEVLGRARALIGVRFRLHGRDPATGLDCVGLVALAIARPDVGPRGYALRMDDPMRAAGWAAAADLMAGTGAAGEIVLLRPAAGQLHLGIANGSGGIVHADAGLGRVVERPGPLPWPVLARWRIKGEG
- a CDS encoding phage tail assembly chaperone translates to MMGAAFGWSPDAFWRATPDEVAALVEAARGEDAGAGVDRDTLARLMKEHPDG
- a CDS encoding tail tape measure protein — encoded protein: MDEEIERLVVSVRADTRGFAADVAEMRGALDGPLAAGVGRAGRAIETSLSRAIRTGQLGFDDLRRSALAVLGEIADAALSSGLEALFGGGARGGGGLGGALIGLIAGAPGRATGGPVSPARPYWVGERGPELFVPTASGTVMPTGSAGPREVRVAITVNAGVGMDGPRALERSSRQVARAVRAALEG
- a CDS encoding DUF2163 domain-containing protein encodes the protein MAGLEDALTTLAWCWRIERRDGVAIGLTGHDRDLFIDGLTYRAAPGMVPGAIERRAELDGEGMSVSGALSHAAIEAEALIAGRWDGARVRLFAVDWTDPEGTQWPQGEGTIGAIDTGAGGFSAELNGVAAALNQPVVEATSAGCRATLGDRRCRVPMAGRRMIARVTSMADGRLAMDRPLGAPGRFAQGRLRWISGGNSGIDLPLAGSDAGGVTPWSPPRYPVAGALVELIEGCDRRLATCAGRFGNAVNFQGEPHLPGMDLLTRYPGG